One genomic segment of Novisyntrophococcus fermenticellae includes these proteins:
- the nadD gene encoding nicotinate-nucleotide adenylyltransferase, with protein sequence MNCQNNGRIESPMKNRIGIMGGTFDPIHIGHLILGEAAYEQFGLDEVWFMPAGNPPHKRNRAGCASDAQRTEMVRMAIASNPHFVLSLEEMNEDGYSYTYRTLERLTTVYPEADFYFIIGADSLFDFDTWREPQRIADACNIVVATRNQISSETFDKVLEERRNQFHGCFLKLDTPNLDIASKTIRSWIRSHKTTRYYLPEEVQRYIMKNKIYEV encoded by the coding sequence TTGAACTGCCAAAATAACGGCAGAATTGAATCGCCTATGAAAAACAGAATCGGAATCATGGGAGGAACTTTTGATCCTATTCATATCGGACATCTGATACTGGGGGAGGCAGCATACGAACAATTTGGACTGGATGAGGTATGGTTTATGCCGGCCGGGAATCCTCCTCACAAGAGAAACAGGGCAGGATGTGCCAGTGATGCGCAGAGAACAGAGATGGTGAGGATGGCTATTGCCTCGAATCCTCATTTTGTCCTGTCTCTGGAAGAGATGAATGAAGATGGATATAGTTATACCTATCGTACATTGGAGCGTTTAACCACGGTTTATCCTGAGGCAGACTTCTATTTTATAATCGGAGCTGACTCCTTGTTTGATTTTGATACCTGGAGGGAGCCTCAGCGGATAGCGGATGCCTGTAATATCGTGGTTGCGACCAGAAACCAGATTAGTTCCGAGACATTTGACAAAGTTCTTGAAGAACGCAGGAACCAGTTTCACGGTTGTTTCCTGAAACTGGATACACCAAATTTAGACATCGCATCCAAGACTATACGCAGTTGGATAAGAAGTCATAAGACGACCAGGTATTATCTGCCTGAAGAAGTGCAAAGATATATTATGAAAAACAAGATTTACGAGGTATAG
- the lexA gene encoding transcriptional repressor LexA, which translates to MAYGKISKKQQEILDYLKNTIITRGFPPSVREICRAVDLKSTSSVHAHLETLEKNGFIRRDPSLPRAIEITDEEFNRTRIEQFESGEPTPELELVQVPVLGTVAAGQPLLAVENITEYMPIPVSHLPNAETFLLQVKGESMINAGILSGDFVLVEKRTTASNGDMVVAMVDDSATVKTYFKENGYYRLQPENDTMDPILVYGELQILGKVIGVFRFFR; encoded by the coding sequence ATGGCTTATGGCAAGATCAGCAAAAAGCAGCAGGAAATTTTGGATTATTTAAAAAATACGATTATCACCCGTGGTTTTCCGCCTTCTGTACGGGAAATCTGCAGAGCAGTTGATTTGAAATCAACTTCATCTGTACACGCGCATCTTGAAACATTGGAAAAGAATGGTTTTATCCGCAGAGACCCCTCTCTTCCGCGTGCAATTGAAATTACGGATGAGGAGTTCAACCGTACGCGCATAGAACAATTTGAAAGTGGGGAACCTACACCGGAGCTGGAACTGGTTCAGGTTCCGGTGCTTGGTACCGTTGCAGCAGGTCAGCCCCTGCTGGCAGTGGAGAATATCACTGAATATATGCCCATACCCGTTTCTCATCTCCCAAATGCGGAAACATTTTTACTCCAGGTAAAAGGAGAAAGCATGATTAATGCCGGCATCCTGAGTGGTGACTTTGTATTGGTTGAAAAGAGGACCACAGCATCGAATGGTGATATGGTAGTTGCTATGGTAGATGATTCTGCTACTGTAAAAACCTACTTTAAAGAGAATGGATATTACAGGCTTCAACCTGAGAACGACACGATGGATCCAATTCTGGTATATGGGGAACTTCAAATTCTGGGAAAGGTGATTGGAGTCTTTCGATTTTTCAGATAA
- the rsfS gene encoding ribosome silencing factor, which produces MNQSKEMTRIAIEALEDKKAADIKIIDIEHISTLADYFIIASGTNRNQVQAMSDNVEEALSKAGYEPKQIEGYQNANWVLIDYGDIVLHIFDEENRLFYDLERIWRDGKVVEKEKI; this is translated from the coding sequence ATGAATCAATCAAAAGAAATGACACGAATTGCAATTGAAGCCCTGGAAGATAAAAAGGCCGCTGATATAAAGATTATCGACATTGAGCATATATCTACCCTTGCAGATTATTTTATTATTGCAAGTGGTACAAACCGTAATCAGGTACAGGCTATGTCCGATAATGTAGAAGAGGCGTTAAGCAAGGCCGGTTATGAGCCGAAACAGATTGAAGGGTATCAGAATGCAAATTGGGTTCTGATTGACTATGGTGATATCGTCCTTCATATATTTGATGAGGAAAACCGGTTGTTTTATGATTTGGAACGTATCTGGCGGGATGGGAAAGTAGTGGAAAAAGAGAAAATATAA
- the yqeK gene encoding bis(5'-nucleosyl)-tetraphosphatase (symmetrical) YqeK, which translates to MDAPRYDLIRIENRLKRKLDKKRFLHTEGVMYTASALAMAHALDIHKAQTAGLLHDCAKCIPDRKKLVLCKKFQIPVSSFEAENPSLLHAKLGAYLAKAEYGVTDPDILSAITWHTTGKQDMSELEEIIYIADYIEPGRNQAPNLAEIRKLAFQDMNECMYHILKDTIRFLKEKPNSMDDTTEEAYLYYSNYHNSREE; encoded by the coding sequence ATGGACGCTCCAAGATACGACTTGATAAGAATAGAAAATCGTTTGAAGAGAAAACTGGATAAAAAGCGGTTTCTGCATACGGAAGGTGTTATGTATACAGCCTCGGCACTGGCTATGGCTCACGCTCTCGACATTCATAAGGCCCAGACTGCGGGCTTGCTTCATGATTGTGCAAAATGTATCCCTGACAGAAAAAAGCTGGTATTATGCAAAAAGTTCCAGATCCCGGTATCGTCTTTTGAAGCTGAAAATCCTTCCTTGCTGCATGCAAAACTCGGGGCGTATCTGGCTAAAGCTGAATATGGTGTTACCGATCCCGATATCTTAAGTGCCATCACCTGGCATACAACAGGGAAACAGGATATGTCGGAGCTGGAAGAAATTATCTATATTGCAGACTATATTGAACCTGGACGGAATCAGGCTCCCAATCTTGCAGAAATCAGAAAACTGGCTTTTCAGGATATGAACGAATGCATGTATCATATTCTGAAAGACACAATCCGGTTTTTGAAGGAGAAGCCAAATTCCATGGATGATACCACAGAAGAAGCCTATCTATACTACAGTAATTATCATAATAGCAGAGAAGAATGA
- the yhbY gene encoding ribosome assembly RNA-binding protein YhbY gives MTSKQRAYLKGLAMNIDPVLQIGKSALTPEFTTSAAEALEARELIKISVLQNCMEDPKTMAQMLAERTGSQVVQVIGKKIVLYKEGKKEKRKIELPK, from the coding sequence ATGACAAGTAAGCAAAGAGCTTATTTAAAAGGATTGGCGATGAATATAGATCCGGTTCTGCAGATTGGAAAATCTGCACTGACACCAGAATTCACTACATCTGCGGCAGAGGCATTAGAAGCAAGGGAACTGATTAAAATCAGTGTTCTTCAAAACTGTATGGAGGATCCAAAAACTATGGCTCAGATGCTGGCAGAGCGCACCGGATCGCAGGTTGTGCAGGTAATCGGGAAGAAAATCGTTCTTTATAAAGAAGGAAAAAAAGAGAAAAGGAAAATTGAACTGCCAAAATAA